DNA sequence from the Terriglobia bacterium genome:
TGCCGCTCCAAGTGCACGTACTGCAACTTTGCCTCCGGAGTGTTCTCCGCGGCGCAGATGGGCGCATACGTTGAGCGGCTGAGCGCTGACATGCGCGCCAAGCGTGCCGTGGCCGAGGAAAGCGGAGCAGAGATTCCTGAGCCGGTGGACACCATCTACCTTGGCGGCGGGACGCCCAGCCTGCTTCCGCCGGACGAGTTGAAGAAGCTGTTCTTCAATTTGCGGCAAGAGTACAAAGTCCTGCCCAAAGTCGAGATCACGGTGGAGTGCGCGCCCGGCACCATCACGGACCAGATCATCCACACGCTGACGACGCGCGGCGTGAATCGCGTGAGCCTGGGCGTGCAATCGTTTGTGGACCAGGAAGCAGCGTCGGTGGCGCGTCTGCACACGCGGGCCACGGTCCTCGACGACATCGAGCGCCTGCGCAAAGCCGGGATCAGCAACATCAACGTTGACCTGATCGCCGGACTGCCTCACCAGACGCGCGAGAGCTGGGAATACTCGCTGGACCAGGCGATTTCGAGCGGCGTCCCGCATGTGAGCGTGTACATGCTGGAAGTGGATGAAGATTCGCGGCTGGGACGCGAGCTGATGGCCGGCGGAACCAGGTACCACGCGCACCACGTTCCCGACGACGACCTGACGGCCGAATTCTATGAGACCGCTTGCCGCAAGCTGGAAACGGCGGGTGTCCAGCAGTATGAAATTTCCAACTTCGCTCGCGCAGGCTTTGAGTCGCTCCACAACCTGAAGTATTGGACGCGCCAGCCATATCTCGGCTTCGGCGTGGACGCGCACTCCATGCTGCCGGCGTCGGAGAAGCTTCGCGCGCAAGGCACGGATTGCGTGCGGTTCGCGACCAGCGATTCCTACGATCAATTCCTGGCTGGCCCGCAGATCGCGGCGTCGCCGGTTTCGGTGGAGCAGGCGCTGGAGGAGAGTTTCTTTCTAGGGTTGCGGCTGAATCGCGGCATCAGCGTGTCCGAGCTGCACCAAAGGTTTGGGAAACGAATGGACGCGCAGTCGCTGGTCATCGAGGGGCTTGTTTTGGCCGGTCTTCTCTCGGACGACGGCAACAAGATACGGTTGACGCCGCGCGGGCGCTTGCTGTCGAATGAAGTGTTTGAGAAGTTCATCGTAGAGCGGCAAACGGCGATTTCTCCGCCGGATAGATGAGGTCGTAGCAAAAGGCGTGTTCTTTAAGATCGTCATCCCGACGGACGTAAAGCGAGCACGCGCTTTCGCCAGCGTGCGAGTAGGCCGGAGGGACCTCGTGTTCAGTTAGGCTCATGTAACTTCATAAGCGCAAGGTCCCTCGCCCCTATTCGAGCGCTGATGAGAGCGCGCTCTCATAGACGGGGCTCGGAATGACGTTGCTATGTAAGTATGGAATCCGCGAAACAATACAGAGAACCCATGCCATCCAAACTCACCCAACCCGCACCCGCTGCTGCCGAAACCCGGCAAACAAGATCTGCCATTGATCTGCGCAGTGACACCGTCACTCAGCCGACGCCCGAGATGCGGCGCGCCATGGCGGAAGCCGAAGTCGGCGACGACGTTTACGGCGAAGATCCCACAATGAACCGCTTGCAGGATCGCGCGGCGCAGGTCTTTCAGAAAGAAGCCGCGATCTTTGTGCCCTCCGGCACCATGGGAAACCAGATCGCCGTGAAGGTGCACACGCATCACGGGCAGGAAATTATCTGCGAAGAGCGCGCGCACTTCATCAACATGGAGTCGGCCACGGTGGCGGCGTTTTCGGGATGCCAGCCGCGTCCTATCTACGGCGAAAACGGCGCGCTGACCTGGGACCAGATCAAGAAAAAGATCGCGCCCCCAGCTTACTATCGCTCACAGACCGGGCTGATCTGGCTGGAGAATTCGCTCAGCCTGGCCGGCGGCACCGTGTTTCCCCAGGCCCAGGCGGACGAGATATGTGACCGCGCGCACGAAATGGGCTTGCCCGTGCACCTGGATGGCGCGCGCATTTTCAACGCCGCCACCGCCGTGGGCAAATCCGTGGCGGAGATCACCGGCAAGTTTGATTCGGTGATGTTCTGCTTGTCCAAAGGCCTGTGCGCGCCCGTGGGTTCGATGCTGGTGGGCAGCAAGGCGTTCATTGACAAAGCTCGCGTGTATCGCAAGGCGCTGGGCGGAGGCATGCGGCAGTCGGGCGTGCTGGCCGCGGCGGGGATCATCGCGCTGGAGAAGATGCCGGCCCGACTGAAAGAAGACCACGACAACGCCCGCGTGCTGGCCGATGGCCTGGCGCAAATCGCGGGTATCAAGATTGATCCCAAGAAATCGCCAACCAACATTCTGGTTTTCGACATCACCGGCACGGGCATGGATACCGCTGAATTCAGCCGCCGGTTGGCGGAAAAGAACGTCCTGGCGGCGGGGATTGATCTGGAGCAGATGCGCTTTGTGACGCATAACGACATCACCCGCGAGGATTGTTTGAAGACGCTGGAAGTAGTGCGGGCCGTCTGCAGGAAATGAGTGGAGACGGT
Encoded proteins:
- a CDS encoding low specificity L-threonine aldolase — encoded protein: MPSKLTQPAPAAAETRQTRSAIDLRSDTVTQPTPEMRRAMAEAEVGDDVYGEDPTMNRLQDRAAQVFQKEAAIFVPSGTMGNQIAVKVHTHHGQEIICEERAHFINMESATVAAFSGCQPRPIYGENGALTWDQIKKKIAPPAYYRSQTGLIWLENSLSLAGGTVFPQAQADEICDRAHEMGLPVHLDGARIFNAATAVGKSVAEITGKFDSVMFCLSKGLCAPVGSMLVGSKAFIDKARVYRKALGGGMRQSGVLAAAGIIALEKMPARLKEDHDNARVLADGLAQIAGIKIDPKKSPTNILVFDITGTGMDTAEFSRRLAEKNVLAAGIDLEQMRFVTHNDITREDCLKTLEVVRAVCRK
- the hemW gene encoding radical SAM family heme chaperone HemW, with amino-acid sequence MALSIYISVPFCRSKCTYCNFASGVFSAAQMGAYVERLSADMRAKRAVAEESGAEIPEPVDTIYLGGGTPSLLPPDELKKLFFNLRQEYKVLPKVEITVECAPGTITDQIIHTLTTRGVNRVSLGVQSFVDQEAASVARLHTRATVLDDIERLRKAGISNINVDLIAGLPHQTRESWEYSLDQAISSGVPHVSVYMLEVDEDSRLGRELMAGGTRYHAHHVPDDDLTAEFYETACRKLETAGVQQYEISNFARAGFESLHNLKYWTRQPYLGFGVDAHSMLPASEKLRAQGTDCVRFATSDSYDQFLAGPQIAASPVSVEQALEESFFLGLRLNRGISVSELHQRFGKRMDAQSLVIEGLVLAGLLSDDGNKIRLTPRGRLLSNEVFEKFIVERQTAISPPDR